Genomic window (Kaistia defluvii):
CCGAGCGCGCTCGACTTACGGGCGAGACGGCGCTCCGCAAGCCGGGTGTTGAGGGCATCGAACTTGGCGACGAGGGCGCGCTGCGCCGGGTCTTCCTCCAGCTCGCCCTTGGCGACGAGCTCGCGATAGGCGTCGGCGACGCGCGAAACGACCGGCAGGCCCTGGCTCACCCAAATTCCCCTACCCGGCCCTCATAGACGAGGACCGGTTTGTTCAGCGATGGAAGGAAACTGCCGCGCCGCCCGTGGTCTGACCGTTGAACTGGGTCTTGCCGGTCGAGTTCAGGCTGGCGACCGAAACGCCATTGGCGCCGGCCAGCACCACCTGCGAGCCCGAAAGGCTCCAGGCCGAGATCGACTTCAAGGTCGGCGACTGGCAGCCGCGCGTCGAAGCACGGTAGCCGCCGGTCCAGCTCGTCAGCGTCATGAACAGCTGGCAGCTTTCGCCGCCCGACTGCAGCGTCCAGCCGCCCAGAAGATCCGTGCGGCCGATCTCGCCGCCCGAAGCGGTCGAAACCGGCGGCGGAGCCGTCGGCGCCGACTCGAGCGGCGTCGCACCGGGCAGCCCGCCCTGATCCGTCATCGGCGCGGCCGTCTGCGCGTTCGGATCCATCGGCGGCGGCGGCAGCGTGTTGCGGGTCACCGGAGCGGAGGCAACCGGCGGCAGCGTGTCGCTTTCGACCGGCTTGGCCGAACGCTCCATCGGGCCGAGGCCGATGGCCCCGAACGAGCCGCAACCGCTCAAGGCGGCCGCCATCATGGCGACCAGGCCGATCGGCGCGAGACGTCGGGACATGAGCTTCTCCATCATCGAAATCCTCGGTGCCGCAAGAACCTACTGGCACAATCGAGCCGCTTTGAGGCAGGCGGAAAAACGGGTCGCCCCTCGCCAAACCGGGAGACCGCCGCGCGAAACGCACGAACCAGTCGATCGGGACGAGAGGAATGATGGGGGATCACTCGAAGTTCCGCAGCCTATCGTGCTTGGCGCAATACGGCATTCCGCCTGCAACGACAAGCCTCGTTAAGACACGGTTAACCAAGAAAGCGACCCGTGTGGCACGTCTGCTATTCCGGTCGATGACAGACGGCCTCGATGTTGTGGCCGTCGGGATCGAGCACGAAGGCGGCGTAGTAGTTGGGATGGTAATGCTCACGGATGCCGGGCGGTCCGTTGTCGGTTCCGCCTGCGCCCATCGCGGCAGCATAGAATGCATCAACCGCAGAGCGGCTGCCCGCCACGAGCGCGATATGGACATGCGGCTGGGTGCGCGCGCCGCCACTCAGCCAGATCTCCGGCTTACCCTCGGCGCCATAGCCCACCACGTCGCCATAT
Coding sequences:
- a CDS encoding AprI/Inh family metalloprotease inhibitor produces the protein MSRRLAPIGLVAMMAAALSGCGSFGAIGLGPMERSAKPVESDTLPPVASAPVTRNTLPPPPMDPNAQTAAPMTDQGGLPGATPLESAPTAPPPVSTASGGEIGRTDLLGGWTLQSGGESCQLFMTLTSWTGGYRASTRGCQSPTLKSISAWSLSGSQVVLAGANGVSVASLNSTGKTQFNGQTTGGAAVSFHR
- a CDS encoding VOC family protein; this translates as MSVLDHIGITVSDLGRSIDFYEAAMAPLGVSEQMRVPGELTGYGDVVGYGAEGKPEIWLSGGARTQPHVHIALVAGSRSAVDAFYAAAMGAGGTDNGPPGIREHYHPNYYAAFVLDPDGHNIEAVCHRPE